One Gossypium raimondii isolate GPD5lz chromosome 3, ASM2569854v1, whole genome shotgun sequence genomic window carries:
- the LOC105794394 gene encoding mediator of RNA polymerase II transcription subunit 23 isoform X1 translates to MDQTQRSVAAAANSRTYQFHPARAAITDLFNLYLGVRNSRQKADDSVREPPNKTQKRVLALNRELPPRNEQFLLDFEQLQTQFGDQDQLQSVTESVLISLVIQCCSHAPRAEFLLFALRSLCSIGYVNWDTFLPSLLSSVASAEGPVSQGSQGVPSVSSSVSQSGMLPSTSVIANASNFQSANAASTLTSVHVIGSPAQSTIEPSSGATLSPVKLSDIACNGQPSTTRMDSSIRDNAISNLRQLCCKMILTGLECNLKPVTQAEIFHHMLNWLVNWDQRQHGNEECDGKSWRLEKALIEWLHCCLDVIWLLVEEDKCRVPFYELLRSGLQFIENIPDDEALFTLILEIHRRRDMMAMHMQMLDQHLHCPTFGTHRILSQTTPNVSVEGVANLRYSPITYPSVLGEPLHGEDLAASIQRGSLDWERALRCIRHAIRSTPSPDWWKRVLVVAPFYRGSVPTPGAVFTCDMICEGTIDRIVELLKLTNSEINCWQEWLVFSDIFFFLMKSGCIDFVDFIDKLGSRLSASDHHILNTNHVTWLLAQIIRVEHVMTALNTDSRKVETTRKILSFHREDRSSDPNNPQSILLDFISSCQNLRIWSLNTSTRDYLNNEQLQKGKQIDEWWRQVSKGERMMDYMSMDDKSIGMFWVVSYTMAQPACETVMNWLSSGGVTELLPGANVQPNERFMVMREVSPLPISLLSGFSMNLYLKLVFQMEESLFAGQVVPSIAMVETYTRLLLIAPHSLFRSHFSHLAQRNASLLSKPAVTLLVLEIVNYRLLPLYRYQGKCKPLMYDVTKIISALKGKRGDHRVFRLAENLCINLILSLRDFFSVKREGKGPTEFTETLNRITIITLAITIKTRGIADADHLLYLQTMLEQILATSQHRWSEKTLCYFPSILRDLLMTRTDKRGLAIQEWQQSETTVINQCTQLLSSSTEPNYVMTYLNRSFPQHRQYLCAGAWILMQGHPENINSGNLARVLREFSPEEVTSNIYTMVDVLLHHIHIELQHGHSLQDLLLKTCANLAFFVWTHELIPLDILLLALIDRDDDPHALRIVISLLDRQELQQRVKLYCMNRGPPEHWLYTGIFKRSDLQNALGNHLSWKERYPTFFDDIVARLLPVIPLVVYRLIENDAIESADRMLGMYSLFLAYHPLRFTFVRDILAYFYGHLPGKLIVRILNVLDLSKIPFSESFPQHISSSNPAICPPPEYFATLLLALVNNVIPPLNSNSRTGSMGDASNNSVRGPHNKTPATPQSGPANASEGQKAFYQIQDPGTYTQLVLETAVIEILSLPISASQIVSSLIQIVVNIQPTLIQSSNGLHGASSGAVQGSVLPTSPSGGSTDSAGRSTPSVSGINTSSFVSRSGYTCQQLSCLFIQACGLLLAQLPPEFHLQLYMEASRIIKESWWLTDGKRSLSELDSAVSYALLDPTWASQDNTSTAIGNIVALLHSFFSNLPQEWLEGTHVIIQQLRPVTSVAMLRIAFRIMGPLLPRLVTAHNLFNKILSLLLNTLVDVFGKNTQPPVPVEASEITDLIDYLHHIIHYEGQAGPVQANSKPRPEVLSICGRAAESLRPDVQHLLTHLKPDVNSSIYAATHPKIAQNPS, encoded by the exons atggaTCAAACTCAGAGATCAGTGGCAGCAGCTGCAAATTCCCGAACCTACCAGTTCCACCCTGCCCGAGCCGCCATTACCGATCTCTTCAATCTTTACTTAGGAGta AGAAATAGCCGCCAAAAAGCTGATGATTCTGTTCGAGAACCACC gAACAAAACCCAAAAGCGTGTGCTCGCTCTTAATAGAGAGCTTCCTCCTCGAAACGAGCAGTTCCTCCTAGATTTTGAGCAACTTCAGACTCAGTTTGGT GACCAAGATCAGTTGCAGTCTGTGACAGAATCTGTTCTAATATCTTTGGTTATTCAGTGCTGTAGTCATGCACCTCGGGCAGAGTTTCTTCTTTTTGCTTTACGTAGCTTATGTAGTATAGGCTACGTTAATTGGGATACCTTTTTGCCATCCCTTCTTTCTTCAGTTGCCTCTGCGGAAGGGCCAGTAAGTCAAGGGAGTCAGGGAGTACCTTCTGTTTCATCAAGTGTATCACAATCCGGGATGCTGCCATCTACTAGTGTAATTGCTAACGCTTCTAATTTTCAGTCTGCGAATGCTGCATCTACGTTAACTTCAGTTCATGTTATTGGGTCTCCAGCACAATCTACAATTGAACCTTCTTCGGGTGCTACTTTGTCCCCCGTAAAATTATCTGATATTGCCTGCAATGGTCAACCATCTACAACTAGGATGGATTCATCTATCAGAGATAATGCTATAAGCAATTTACGTCAGCTATGCTGCAAGATGATTTTAACTGGGCTTGAATGTAATTTGAAACCGGTGACTCAAGCtgaaattttccaccatatgctGAATTGGTTGGTTAATTGGGATCAAAGGCAACATGGGAATGAAGAATGTGATGGAAAGTCCTGGAGACTGGAGAAGGCTCTAATTGAATGGCTGCACTGTTGTTTGGATGTAATTTGGTTGTTGGTTGAGGAAGATAAATGCAGAGTGCCCTTCTATGAATTACTCCGAAGCGGATTGCAGTTTATAGAAAATATCCCAGACGATGAAGCATTGTTTACGCTTATCTTGGAAATACATAGGAGGAGAGATATGATGGCTATGCATATGCAAATGTTAGACCAACACCTTCACTGCCCCACATTTGGAACTCATCGGATATTGTCACAGACAACTCCTAACGTTTCTGTTGAAGGTGTGGCAAACTTGCGGTATTCACCAATTACATATCCAAGTGTGCTTGGAGAACCACTTCATGGAGAG GATCTTGCAGCTTCTATCCAGAGGGGTAGTTTGGACTGGGAGAGAGCCTTACGTTGTATAAGGCATGCTATACGCTCTACTCCTTCTCCTGATTGGTGGAAGCGTGTGCTTGTTGTGGCACCTTTTTATCGAGGTTCAGTGCCTACTCCTGGTGCTGTTTTTACATGTGATATGATTTGCGAGGGAACAATTGATAGAATTGTTGAGCTTTTGAAGTTGACAAATTCAG AAATAAATTGCTGGCAGGAGTGGCTTGTCTTCTCAGATATATTCTTCTTTCTTATGAAAAGTGGATGTATagattttgttgattttattgaTAAGCTGGGTTCACGCCTTTCAGCAAGTGATCACCACATTCTTAATACAAATCATGTTACCTGGCTTCTTGCACAAATCATTCGAGTTGAGCATGTCATGACAGCTTTGAATACTGATTCTAGAAAG GTGGAGACAACAAGGAAGATTCTATCATTTCACAGAGAAGATAGGAGCTCTGATCCTAATAATCCccaaagcatcctgcttgatTTTATTAGCAGTTGTCAAAACTTACGCATTTGGTCACTGAATACATCAACCAGAGACTACTTGAATAATGAACAGTTGCAGAAAGGGAAGCAAATAGATGAGTGGTGGAGACAAGTGAGCAAAG GGGAACGCATGATGGATTATATGAGTATGGATGATAAATCAATTGGGATGTTTTGGGTTGTCTCCTACACGATGGCGCAGCCAGCTTGTGAAACGGTCATGAATTGGTTATCTTCTGGTGGAGTTACAGAGTTGTTACCTGGAGCGAATGTACAGCCCAATGAGAGATTCATGGTGATGCGGGAAGTTAGTCCATTGCCTATTTCACTGTTATCTGGCTTTTCAATGAATCTTTATTTGAAGTTGGTCTTTCAAATGGAAGAATCTTTATTTGCTGGGCAG GTTGTTCCTAGTATTGCTATGGTTGAAACATACACCAGATTGTTGCTCATTGCACCTCATTCGTTATTTCGTTCGCACTTCAGT CATTTGGCACAGAGGAATGCTTCTTTATTGAGCAAGCCTGCGGTGACACTTCTGGTGCTTGAAATTGTCAACTATCGTCTGCTTCCACTGTACAG GTACCAAGGAAAATGCAAACCTCTGATGTATGatgttacaaaaataatttctgCTTTAAAAGGAAAACGGGGGGATCACCGTGTATTTAGATTGGCAGAGAATTTGTGCATAAATCTGATTTTGTCTTTGAGAGACTTTTTCTCGGTGAAAAGGGAAGGGAAG GGGCCCACTGAATTCACAGAAACTTTAAATCGGATAACTATAATCACTCTTGCCATCACCATTAAAACTCGCGGAATTGCAGATGCTGATCACCTACTTTACCTTCAAACTATGTTGGAACAGATATTGGCAACTAGCCAGCATAGATGGTCAGAGAAAACACTATGTTATTTTCCCTCTATTCTTCGAGATCTCTTAATGACACGGACAGACAAAAGAGGACTTGCAATTCAAGAATGGCAACAG TCAGAAACAACAGTGATTAACCAATGCAcacaacttctttcatcatCCACCGAACCAAATTATGTCATGACCTATCTCAATCGCAGTTTCCCTCAACACCGCCAATATCTGTGTGCTGGTGCATGGATATTGATGCAAGGGCATCCTGAAAACATTAACAGTGGAAACTTG GCACGGGTATTGAGAGAATTTTCACCTGAAGAGGTGACATCCAATATCTATACAATGGTGGATGTATTACTTCATCACATTCACATAGAGCTGCAGCATGGGCATTCCTTGCAG GACCTTTTACTGAAAACTTGTGCAAACCTGGCCTTTTTTGTTTGGACCCATGAGCTGATTCCTTTGGATATATTGCTTCTAGCACTCATTGACCGTGACGATGATCCCCATGCGCTGCGTATTGTG ATAAGCTTACTTGACAGGCAAGAGCTTCAACAAAGGGTGAAATTATACTGTATGAATCGTGGCCCCCCTGAGCATTGGCTTTACACTGGAATATTTAAGCGCAGTGACTTGCAAAATGCCCTTGGCAATCATCTCTCATGGAAGGAGAg GTATCCTACATTCTTCGATGATATTGTGGCACGTCTGCTTCCAGTCATTCCCTTAGTTGTTTACAGACTTATTGAGAATGATGCTATAGAATCTGCTGACAGGATGTTGGGCATGTATTCTCTATTTTTAGCTTACCACCCTTTGAGGTTTACATTTGTTCGTGACATTCTTGCATATTTCTATGGTCATCTACCTGGAAAGTTAATTGTTCGAATATTGAATGTACTAGATCTCAGCAAG ATTCCTTTTTCTGAGTCGTTCCCTCAGCACATTAGTTCATCAAATCCTGCAATATGTCCCCCACCAGAATATTTTGCAACTCTTTTATTGGCTCTAGTGAATAATGTCATACCCCCATTAAACAGTAACTCAAGAACTGGATCAATGGGAGATGCTTCTAATAATTCAGTGCGTGGTCCTCATAATAAAACCCCTGCAACACCTCAGTCTGGGCCAGCGAATGCTTCTGAAGGTCAAAAGGCATTCTATCAAATTCAGGACCCAGGGACATATACTCAGCTGGTTCTGGAAACAGCCGTTATAGAGATTCTCTCTCTTCCCATTTCTGCTTCTCAGATTGTGTCATCTCTTATTCAAATTGTTGTCAACATACAACCAACTCTGATTCAGTCCAGCAATGGATTGCATGGAGCTTCTAGTGGTGCTGTGCAAGGTTCAGTTTTACCAACATCCCCTTCAGGAGGCAGTACAGATAGTGCTGGCAGATCGACTCCTTCAGTGTCAGGGATCAACACCTCTAGTTTTGTTTCCCGAAGTGGTTACACTTGCCAACAGCTTTCATGCTTATTTATCCAAGCTTGTGGTTTGTTGTTGGCTCAACTCCCTCCTGAGTTTCACTTACAGCTTTACATGGAAGCTTCACGAATAATTAAAGAGAGTTGGTGGCTAACTGATGGGAAGAGATCACTGAGTGAACTAGACTCTGCTGTTAGCTATGCTTTGTTGGATCCAACATGGGCTTCCCAAGATAATACCTCTACGGCCATAG GTAATATAGTTGCATTACTTCATTCTTTCTTCAGTAACCTCCCACAAGAATGGCTAGAGGGAACACATGTCATTATTCAACAGCTCCGGCCGGTAACATCGGTTGCTATGTTGAGAATAGCATTCCGGATAATGGGCCCCTTGCTTCCAAGACTTGTTACTGCTCACAATCTTTTTAACAAG ATTCTATCGTTACTATTGAATACACTGGTGGACGTATTTGGAAAAAACACTCAACCGCCAGTCCCTGTGGAAGCATCAGAAATAACAGATCTGATCGACTACCT TCACCATATCATCCACTACGAAGGACAGGCAGGGCCAGTGCAAGCCAACAGCAAGCCGAGGCCAGAGGTGTTGAGTATTTGTGGGAGAGCTGCAGAAAGTCTACGGCCAGATGTACAGCATCTTTTAACCCACTTGAAACCTGACGTTAACTCTTCAATATATGCTGCTACGCATCCAAAGATAGCTCAGAATCCCTCCTGA
- the LOC105794394 gene encoding mediator of RNA polymerase II transcription subunit 23 isoform X2, whose protein sequence is MDQTQRSVAAAANSRTYQFHPARAAITDLFNLYLGRNSRQKADDSVREPPNKTQKRVLALNRELPPRNEQFLLDFEQLQTQFGDQDQLQSVTESVLISLVIQCCSHAPRAEFLLFALRSLCSIGYVNWDTFLPSLLSSVASAEGPVSQGSQGVPSVSSSVSQSGMLPSTSVIANASNFQSANAASTLTSVHVIGSPAQSTIEPSSGATLSPVKLSDIACNGQPSTTRMDSSIRDNAISNLRQLCCKMILTGLECNLKPVTQAEIFHHMLNWLVNWDQRQHGNEECDGKSWRLEKALIEWLHCCLDVIWLLVEEDKCRVPFYELLRSGLQFIENIPDDEALFTLILEIHRRRDMMAMHMQMLDQHLHCPTFGTHRILSQTTPNVSVEGVANLRYSPITYPSVLGEPLHGEDLAASIQRGSLDWERALRCIRHAIRSTPSPDWWKRVLVVAPFYRGSVPTPGAVFTCDMICEGTIDRIVELLKLTNSEINCWQEWLVFSDIFFFLMKSGCIDFVDFIDKLGSRLSASDHHILNTNHVTWLLAQIIRVEHVMTALNTDSRKVETTRKILSFHREDRSSDPNNPQSILLDFISSCQNLRIWSLNTSTRDYLNNEQLQKGKQIDEWWRQVSKGERMMDYMSMDDKSIGMFWVVSYTMAQPACETVMNWLSSGGVTELLPGANVQPNERFMVMREVSPLPISLLSGFSMNLYLKLVFQMEESLFAGQVVPSIAMVETYTRLLLIAPHSLFRSHFSHLAQRNASLLSKPAVTLLVLEIVNYRLLPLYRYQGKCKPLMYDVTKIISALKGKRGDHRVFRLAENLCINLILSLRDFFSVKREGKGPTEFTETLNRITIITLAITIKTRGIADADHLLYLQTMLEQILATSQHRWSEKTLCYFPSILRDLLMTRTDKRGLAIQEWQQSETTVINQCTQLLSSSTEPNYVMTYLNRSFPQHRQYLCAGAWILMQGHPENINSGNLARVLREFSPEEVTSNIYTMVDVLLHHIHIELQHGHSLQDLLLKTCANLAFFVWTHELIPLDILLLALIDRDDDPHALRIVISLLDRQELQQRVKLYCMNRGPPEHWLYTGIFKRSDLQNALGNHLSWKERYPTFFDDIVARLLPVIPLVVYRLIENDAIESADRMLGMYSLFLAYHPLRFTFVRDILAYFYGHLPGKLIVRILNVLDLSKIPFSESFPQHISSSNPAICPPPEYFATLLLALVNNVIPPLNSNSRTGSMGDASNNSVRGPHNKTPATPQSGPANASEGQKAFYQIQDPGTYTQLVLETAVIEILSLPISASQIVSSLIQIVVNIQPTLIQSSNGLHGASSGAVQGSVLPTSPSGGSTDSAGRSTPSVSGINTSSFVSRSGYTCQQLSCLFIQACGLLLAQLPPEFHLQLYMEASRIIKESWWLTDGKRSLSELDSAVSYALLDPTWASQDNTSTAIGNIVALLHSFFSNLPQEWLEGTHVIIQQLRPVTSVAMLRIAFRIMGPLLPRLVTAHNLFNKILSLLLNTLVDVFGKNTQPPVPVEASEITDLIDYLHHIIHYEGQAGPVQANSKPRPEVLSICGRAAESLRPDVQHLLTHLKPDVNSSIYAATHPKIAQNPS, encoded by the exons atggaTCAAACTCAGAGATCAGTGGCAGCAGCTGCAAATTCCCGAACCTACCAGTTCCACCCTGCCCGAGCCGCCATTACCGATCTCTTCAATCTTTACTTAGGA AGAAATAGCCGCCAAAAAGCTGATGATTCTGTTCGAGAACCACC gAACAAAACCCAAAAGCGTGTGCTCGCTCTTAATAGAGAGCTTCCTCCTCGAAACGAGCAGTTCCTCCTAGATTTTGAGCAACTTCAGACTCAGTTTGGT GACCAAGATCAGTTGCAGTCTGTGACAGAATCTGTTCTAATATCTTTGGTTATTCAGTGCTGTAGTCATGCACCTCGGGCAGAGTTTCTTCTTTTTGCTTTACGTAGCTTATGTAGTATAGGCTACGTTAATTGGGATACCTTTTTGCCATCCCTTCTTTCTTCAGTTGCCTCTGCGGAAGGGCCAGTAAGTCAAGGGAGTCAGGGAGTACCTTCTGTTTCATCAAGTGTATCACAATCCGGGATGCTGCCATCTACTAGTGTAATTGCTAACGCTTCTAATTTTCAGTCTGCGAATGCTGCATCTACGTTAACTTCAGTTCATGTTATTGGGTCTCCAGCACAATCTACAATTGAACCTTCTTCGGGTGCTACTTTGTCCCCCGTAAAATTATCTGATATTGCCTGCAATGGTCAACCATCTACAACTAGGATGGATTCATCTATCAGAGATAATGCTATAAGCAATTTACGTCAGCTATGCTGCAAGATGATTTTAACTGGGCTTGAATGTAATTTGAAACCGGTGACTCAAGCtgaaattttccaccatatgctGAATTGGTTGGTTAATTGGGATCAAAGGCAACATGGGAATGAAGAATGTGATGGAAAGTCCTGGAGACTGGAGAAGGCTCTAATTGAATGGCTGCACTGTTGTTTGGATGTAATTTGGTTGTTGGTTGAGGAAGATAAATGCAGAGTGCCCTTCTATGAATTACTCCGAAGCGGATTGCAGTTTATAGAAAATATCCCAGACGATGAAGCATTGTTTACGCTTATCTTGGAAATACATAGGAGGAGAGATATGATGGCTATGCATATGCAAATGTTAGACCAACACCTTCACTGCCCCACATTTGGAACTCATCGGATATTGTCACAGACAACTCCTAACGTTTCTGTTGAAGGTGTGGCAAACTTGCGGTATTCACCAATTACATATCCAAGTGTGCTTGGAGAACCACTTCATGGAGAG GATCTTGCAGCTTCTATCCAGAGGGGTAGTTTGGACTGGGAGAGAGCCTTACGTTGTATAAGGCATGCTATACGCTCTACTCCTTCTCCTGATTGGTGGAAGCGTGTGCTTGTTGTGGCACCTTTTTATCGAGGTTCAGTGCCTACTCCTGGTGCTGTTTTTACATGTGATATGATTTGCGAGGGAACAATTGATAGAATTGTTGAGCTTTTGAAGTTGACAAATTCAG AAATAAATTGCTGGCAGGAGTGGCTTGTCTTCTCAGATATATTCTTCTTTCTTATGAAAAGTGGATGTATagattttgttgattttattgaTAAGCTGGGTTCACGCCTTTCAGCAAGTGATCACCACATTCTTAATACAAATCATGTTACCTGGCTTCTTGCACAAATCATTCGAGTTGAGCATGTCATGACAGCTTTGAATACTGATTCTAGAAAG GTGGAGACAACAAGGAAGATTCTATCATTTCACAGAGAAGATAGGAGCTCTGATCCTAATAATCCccaaagcatcctgcttgatTTTATTAGCAGTTGTCAAAACTTACGCATTTGGTCACTGAATACATCAACCAGAGACTACTTGAATAATGAACAGTTGCAGAAAGGGAAGCAAATAGATGAGTGGTGGAGACAAGTGAGCAAAG GGGAACGCATGATGGATTATATGAGTATGGATGATAAATCAATTGGGATGTTTTGGGTTGTCTCCTACACGATGGCGCAGCCAGCTTGTGAAACGGTCATGAATTGGTTATCTTCTGGTGGAGTTACAGAGTTGTTACCTGGAGCGAATGTACAGCCCAATGAGAGATTCATGGTGATGCGGGAAGTTAGTCCATTGCCTATTTCACTGTTATCTGGCTTTTCAATGAATCTTTATTTGAAGTTGGTCTTTCAAATGGAAGAATCTTTATTTGCTGGGCAG GTTGTTCCTAGTATTGCTATGGTTGAAACATACACCAGATTGTTGCTCATTGCACCTCATTCGTTATTTCGTTCGCACTTCAGT CATTTGGCACAGAGGAATGCTTCTTTATTGAGCAAGCCTGCGGTGACACTTCTGGTGCTTGAAATTGTCAACTATCGTCTGCTTCCACTGTACAG GTACCAAGGAAAATGCAAACCTCTGATGTATGatgttacaaaaataatttctgCTTTAAAAGGAAAACGGGGGGATCACCGTGTATTTAGATTGGCAGAGAATTTGTGCATAAATCTGATTTTGTCTTTGAGAGACTTTTTCTCGGTGAAAAGGGAAGGGAAG GGGCCCACTGAATTCACAGAAACTTTAAATCGGATAACTATAATCACTCTTGCCATCACCATTAAAACTCGCGGAATTGCAGATGCTGATCACCTACTTTACCTTCAAACTATGTTGGAACAGATATTGGCAACTAGCCAGCATAGATGGTCAGAGAAAACACTATGTTATTTTCCCTCTATTCTTCGAGATCTCTTAATGACACGGACAGACAAAAGAGGACTTGCAATTCAAGAATGGCAACAG TCAGAAACAACAGTGATTAACCAATGCAcacaacttctttcatcatCCACCGAACCAAATTATGTCATGACCTATCTCAATCGCAGTTTCCCTCAACACCGCCAATATCTGTGTGCTGGTGCATGGATATTGATGCAAGGGCATCCTGAAAACATTAACAGTGGAAACTTG GCACGGGTATTGAGAGAATTTTCACCTGAAGAGGTGACATCCAATATCTATACAATGGTGGATGTATTACTTCATCACATTCACATAGAGCTGCAGCATGGGCATTCCTTGCAG GACCTTTTACTGAAAACTTGTGCAAACCTGGCCTTTTTTGTTTGGACCCATGAGCTGATTCCTTTGGATATATTGCTTCTAGCACTCATTGACCGTGACGATGATCCCCATGCGCTGCGTATTGTG ATAAGCTTACTTGACAGGCAAGAGCTTCAACAAAGGGTGAAATTATACTGTATGAATCGTGGCCCCCCTGAGCATTGGCTTTACACTGGAATATTTAAGCGCAGTGACTTGCAAAATGCCCTTGGCAATCATCTCTCATGGAAGGAGAg GTATCCTACATTCTTCGATGATATTGTGGCACGTCTGCTTCCAGTCATTCCCTTAGTTGTTTACAGACTTATTGAGAATGATGCTATAGAATCTGCTGACAGGATGTTGGGCATGTATTCTCTATTTTTAGCTTACCACCCTTTGAGGTTTACATTTGTTCGTGACATTCTTGCATATTTCTATGGTCATCTACCTGGAAAGTTAATTGTTCGAATATTGAATGTACTAGATCTCAGCAAG ATTCCTTTTTCTGAGTCGTTCCCTCAGCACATTAGTTCATCAAATCCTGCAATATGTCCCCCACCAGAATATTTTGCAACTCTTTTATTGGCTCTAGTGAATAATGTCATACCCCCATTAAACAGTAACTCAAGAACTGGATCAATGGGAGATGCTTCTAATAATTCAGTGCGTGGTCCTCATAATAAAACCCCTGCAACACCTCAGTCTGGGCCAGCGAATGCTTCTGAAGGTCAAAAGGCATTCTATCAAATTCAGGACCCAGGGACATATACTCAGCTGGTTCTGGAAACAGCCGTTATAGAGATTCTCTCTCTTCCCATTTCTGCTTCTCAGATTGTGTCATCTCTTATTCAAATTGTTGTCAACATACAACCAACTCTGATTCAGTCCAGCAATGGATTGCATGGAGCTTCTAGTGGTGCTGTGCAAGGTTCAGTTTTACCAACATCCCCTTCAGGAGGCAGTACAGATAGTGCTGGCAGATCGACTCCTTCAGTGTCAGGGATCAACACCTCTAGTTTTGTTTCCCGAAGTGGTTACACTTGCCAACAGCTTTCATGCTTATTTATCCAAGCTTGTGGTTTGTTGTTGGCTCAACTCCCTCCTGAGTTTCACTTACAGCTTTACATGGAAGCTTCACGAATAATTAAAGAGAGTTGGTGGCTAACTGATGGGAAGAGATCACTGAGTGAACTAGACTCTGCTGTTAGCTATGCTTTGTTGGATCCAACATGGGCTTCCCAAGATAATACCTCTACGGCCATAG GTAATATAGTTGCATTACTTCATTCTTTCTTCAGTAACCTCCCACAAGAATGGCTAGAGGGAACACATGTCATTATTCAACAGCTCCGGCCGGTAACATCGGTTGCTATGTTGAGAATAGCATTCCGGATAATGGGCCCCTTGCTTCCAAGACTTGTTACTGCTCACAATCTTTTTAACAAG ATTCTATCGTTACTATTGAATACACTGGTGGACGTATTTGGAAAAAACACTCAACCGCCAGTCCCTGTGGAAGCATCAGAAATAACAGATCTGATCGACTACCT TCACCATATCATCCACTACGAAGGACAGGCAGGGCCAGTGCAAGCCAACAGCAAGCCGAGGCCAGAGGTGTTGAGTATTTGTGGGAGAGCTGCAGAAAGTCTACGGCCAGATGTACAGCATCTTTTAACCCACTTGAAACCTGACGTTAACTCTTCAATATATGCTGCTACGCATCCAAAGATAGCTCAGAATCCCTCCTGA